The window TACTGATGTTTTAGAACATGATGAAGGAAAAGTTGTAATAGGAGATGGATCCGCATTCTATCATGTTAAATTCAATGCATTATTCTACACACCAACACTACATGAAGTTGTTGATGGAGAAGTAATCGAAATTATTGAATTTGGAGCATTTGTAAGAATTGGTCCTATGGATGGACTTGTACACGTTTCACAAATAACAAATGACTACATTACATATGATATGAAACGTGGTGCTCTTGTAGCAAATGAAACTGATAAATCCCTCGATGAAGGCGACTTTGTACGAGCACGTATTGTAGCACTTAGTATGAAAGGAAACAATACAAAAGATTGTAAGATTGGTCTTACCATGAGACAACCTGGACTCGGTCGTTTTGAATGGATTGAAGAAGAAAAACTTAAACTTTAAATGAGTAATTAATATTTTCAAAGTATGAAAAAAAAGTTAAAAACTGAGGGAATAAGAAATGGCTGAACGAGCATGTCAAAGATGTAAATATATCTCATATGATAAGAAATGTCCAATATGTGATAGTGAAACATCAAGTGATTGGAGTGGACTAATTGTAGTAACTGATCCTGATAATTCAAAGTTAGCTGAAGAGTTAAACATAACAATGCCAGGAAGATACGCATTAAAAGTCAATAAATAAATCAAAAAGGGAGATAAAATACGTGCTAATACTACCAAAAAATCTTAGACAAGACTTAAAAGAACCTTTAGGTGAATTGCACAAATCTATTGATTTAATAGAAGATCCACTAGAAAAACAATTATCAGAAGATAAACTAATAATCAGTATAGGAGATGTAACATCAAGAAATCTAGTAGAAGCAAATCTAATACCTCAAATTTGCATAATAGATAACTTGATAGAACGTGAACCTGTACAAAATAACTTAAATCATACAGATAATATAATATATGTAGATAATCCAGCAGGGACTCTAACTGAACAACTAGAAGATGCAATAAATAAAACACTCAAAGAAGCATCAAAAGATAATCCAGCTATAATAATTGTAGATGGAGAAGAAGATCTAGCAGTTCTACCTTGCGTATTAAATGCACCAAAAGACACACTAATTCTTTATGGACAACCAAAAGAAGGTGTTGTTTTACTTAATGTTAATGAAGCCTATGAAAAGGCAGAAAATTATTATAAACAATTAATAAATGAAGAGAAAAAAATAGAGTGATATTTATGGATATAGAAATAATCGAACGTAAAGAAAACCCATTATTAAACAGAGAAGAAATTAAATTTGAATGTATATACCCAGAAGAAGGAACACCAAATATATTAGATGTAAAACACAAACTTGTTGCATTAACAGATGCATCTAACGATCTCCTCGTGGTGGACTCAATGAAGCCTAGTTATGGAGTAGCAACAGCAGTTGGTGTTGCAAAAATATATGATTCCATAGAAAAACTCAACGAAATCGAACCTGAATCTGTAATTCTTAAAAACGAAGAACCAGAAGTTGAAGAAGAAGTAGAAGTAGAAGAAGAATAGATAAAAAATACACACAATTTTAATGGAGAATAATAAAAATGTCAAAAAAATACGAATTATACGAAGTTAAAGACGGTAAAATTGTAAGAAAAAATCCAGAATGTGTAAGATGCTCACATGGAATATTCATGGCTGACCACGGTGATAGATATGCATGTGGAAGATGTGGATATACACAATGGAAAAATGAATAAATATATTATATTGTAATTTTAAATATAATTAATATAGAAACACGGAATCTAAAAATACATTAAACTAAAAACTTTCACCCCCAATAAACACTTTTTTTATAAAAAAAATAATTTTTTTTTATCTTTTAATTAAAATCATCTTTTTTAACTATTGGTTTTATTTCTTCGAAAGGTTTAAAAATTAATAATTATATAGTTTTAAATTAGAAAATTTAGAAATATAAAGGAATTAAAATTTAATTTTTTTTTTACAAATAGGAATACTAAATTAAATATACATTTTTTTAACCAATTTATGAGGAATTGATAATTTATGGATTTAAGAGCTGGACGTTTTGATGGACAAATGAGTGATGATGCAGCTAAGTTTTCATCATCAATTGAGTTTGATAAAAGAATTTTTGATGCAGATATAAAAGTTAACCGTGCACATACTACTATGCTTACAGAAGAAGGTATAATTCCAAAAGAAGCTGGTGAAAAAATACTTGCTGCTCTTGATAAACTTGAAGATGAAGGAATAGATGCATTAAATCTTGATCCTAGTTTTGAGGATATTCATATGGCACTAGAAGATTATATAACAAATCTCATAGGACCTGAAGCAGGATTTATGCACACAGCAAAAAGTCGTAATGATCAAGTATGTACAGATATAAGATTAACACTTAAAGATGAAATTGAAAATACAATAAGTAACATTAAAGATTTTATCACAACTATTGTTAATATGGCTAAAGAAAATCTTGATACTCTTTTTATTGCATATACACACTTGCAACATGCACAACCTAATACCTTTGCACACCACCTTATGGCTTATGCTAATGAATTAAGACGTGATTGTGAAAGATTTATGGATACATATAAACGTGTAGATATGAGTCCTTTAGGATCTGCTGCACTTGCAACAACTGGTTTTCCAATAAATCGTAAACGAACAGCACAACTACTAGGATTTAGTGAAGTTATGGATAACTCTATTGATGGAGTAAGTAGTCGTGATTTTATAGCAGAAAGTGTATTTGATTATGCAATGCTATCAACTACTCTTGGTAAAATTGCTGATGAAATTGTAATATGGAGTAGTTATGAATTTAGAATGGTTGAATGTTCAAATGCATACTCATCAACCTCATCAATTATGCCACAAAAGAAAAACCCAGATATAGCAGAACTTGCAAGAGGTAAAAGTACAATTGCATATGGAGAACTTATGACTATTATGAGTATTCTTAAAGGTATACCACATAGTTATAATCGTGACTTACAAGAAATTACACCACATCTTTGGAGTGCTGTTGATAATACAAATGATATTCTTCAAATTGTACATGGAATGCTTGCAACACTAACAATTAACAAACAAAGAACTGCAGAACTTGCTGGTGCAAACTTTGCTACAGCAACAGAACTAGCTGATGTAATGGTACGTGAGAAAAACATGCCATTTAGAACAGCTCATAATATTGTAGGACGTGTTGTATCAGATGCAATAGAACAAAATCTTAAAGCAACAGACTTAGATGATGAGTTTATAAACAAAGCAGCAATTGAAGTTACAGGAAAACCTGTAAATCTTGGGGATGAACTTGTAAAACAAGCACTTGATCCTGCATTAAATGTTAAAGCACGAACAGTTCAGGGTGGTCCTGCACCTAGTGCTGTTAAAGATGCAATTAAAAATATGGAAAACTTTTTAAGTTAAAAGTATAAAAAATAATAAGATAATCTTAAAATTAATAGGGAAATCAAATAAAAGTTTATTATAAAAAAAAGTATAAAAAAAAGGAGAGTGTAAATTGTTATGATTACAACAGATGACTACAAATATGCAATAGCAATAATGGGTGGTATACTAATACTAATATACCCAGATTTAGTAGCATACATTGTTGGACTTGGATTAATAATATATGGTGTTCTTAAAATTATTGAAAACTAAATTGTATTAATTAAATCCAGTGCCTCACCAGGTTCAAGAATCCCAGCACGAGTTTCACGTAGAACTCTTTGAATTGAAAAAGATCTATACTGTGGATATTTATGATGAACTTGAACCACAAGAGGACATCCATAACCTTTTATTTTTTTAACATCATAATCTACCACAATATTTTTAATCTCATTTTTTTCCATTCTCATTAAAGCCGGAAGATTAATACGCATAATATTATCATTAAATGTAATAGCTTGTGATCCTGTTGAAAGTAGATCACCATATATCATAATTGGAATATTCATATTAGCTGTTTTTTTATGAATTGTTTTTTCAATAAATGATGAGCATCTTCCACATGGATGAATTTTACCACCTAGTGCATCATCTATTATTTGTTTCATATCAACTTCTAGGTATTCATGTTGAATTTCTGTTTTTTTAATTAAATTATCTATATTATAATGGAATTGTTTTGGTAGTATAATAGTTCCAGGATCTACACTAAAAGCATGTACATTAAAACCAAGTGCTTTAGCAAGAAGTAATGAAAAACTACTATCAACTCCACCTGATAATGCAACAGTTACATCTGCATTTTCATATGGTGTTCTGTTTATATTTTTTTTAATATAGTTTATGATTATGTTATTATCATATGCATGTGAGTGTTTAAGTTTTAGTAGTTCATAGATATTTTCAAATACTGGTATGTAGGATATTGGTATTTGTTTGTTTTTTATTAGTTTTTCTATGTTATTTTTTGCTAGTTGTAGTTGGTATTCTTTAAGTATGATATCTGTGTATGATACTACATGTATTGAGTTTATTTGTAGTTTTTCTCTTAGTTTTCCTACTACCCATCCTCCTTTTCCAATTATTATTGATTTTTCAGGTCTATCTGGTGTTATAATTGTAAGTTCATCAGTATCATCATTATAGTAAATTTCTCGTATTTCAGGTTTTACATATTCATGTCCTATTTCTTTTCGTATTTTTATTACGTTTTCTATTATTTCATCTTTTGTGTACATTATAATTTTAACCTATTTTTTTGTTTTTTTTATTTTTTATTATATA of the Methanosphaera cuniculi genome contains:
- the spt4 gene encoding transcription elongation factor subunit Spt4, with translation MAERACQRCKYISYDKKCPICDSETSSDWSGLIVVTDPDNSKLAEELNITMPGRYALKVNK
- a CDS encoding 30S ribosomal protein S27ae; translation: MSKKYELYEVKDGKIVRKNPECVRCSHGIFMADHGDRYACGRCGYTQWKNE
- a CDS encoding eS24 family ribosomal protein yields the protein MDIEIIERKENPLLNREEIKFECIYPEEGTPNILDVKHKLVALTDASNDLLVVDSMKPSYGVATAVGVAKIYDSIEKLNEIEPESVILKNEEPEVEEEVEVEEE
- a CDS encoding DUF3096 domain-containing protein; translated protein: MITTDDYKYAIAIMGGILILIYPDLVAYIVGLGLIIYGVLKIIEN
- the argH gene encoding argininosuccinate lyase, whose product is MDLRAGRFDGQMSDDAAKFSSSIEFDKRIFDADIKVNRAHTTMLTEEGIIPKEAGEKILAALDKLEDEGIDALNLDPSFEDIHMALEDYITNLIGPEAGFMHTAKSRNDQVCTDIRLTLKDEIENTISNIKDFITTIVNMAKENLDTLFIAYTHLQHAQPNTFAHHLMAYANELRRDCERFMDTYKRVDMSPLGSAALATTGFPINRKRTAQLLGFSEVMDNSIDGVSSRDFIAESVFDYAMLSTTLGKIADEIVIWSSYEFRMVECSNAYSSTSSIMPQKKNPDIAELARGKSTIAYGELMTIMSILKGIPHSYNRDLQEITPHLWSAVDNTNDILQIVHGMLATLTINKQRTAELAGANFATATELADVMVREKNMPFRTAHNIVGRVVSDAIEQNLKATDLDDEFINKAAIEVTGKPVNLGDELVKQALDPALNVKARTVQGGPAPSAVKDAIKNMENFLS
- a CDS encoding GTP-dependent dephospho-CoA kinase family protein, whose translation is MLILPKNLRQDLKEPLGELHKSIDLIEDPLEKQLSEDKLIISIGDVTSRNLVEANLIPQICIIDNLIEREPVQNNLNHTDNIIYVDNPAGTLTEQLEDAINKTLKEASKDNPAIIIVDGEEDLAVLPCVLNAPKDTLILYGQPKEGVVLLNVNEAYEKAENYYKQLINEEKKIE
- a CDS encoding DNA-directed RNA polymerase, whose protein sequence is MVTIEDTVRVPPNMFDQPLKEITAELLNRKYVGEVDKNLGILVIVTDVLEHDEGKVVIGDGSAFYHVKFNALFYTPTLHEVVDGEVIEIIEFGAFVRIGPMDGLVHVSQITNDYITYDMKRGALVANETDKSLDEGDFVRARIVALSMKGNNTKDCKIGLTMRQPGLGRFEWIEEEKLKL
- a CDS encoding 7-cyano-7-deazaguanine synthase, with the protein product MYTKDEIIENVIKIRKEIGHEYVKPEIREIYYNDDTDELTIITPDRPEKSIIIGKGGWVVGKLREKLQINSIHVVSYTDIILKEYQLQLAKNNIEKLIKNKQIPISYIPVFENIYELLKLKHSHAYDNNIIINYIKKNINRTPYENADVTVALSGGVDSSFSLLLAKALGFNVHAFSVDPGTIILPKQFHYNIDNLIKKTEIQHEYLEVDMKQIIDDALGGKIHPCGRCSSFIEKTIHKKTANMNIPIMIYGDLLSTGSQAITFNDNIMRINLPALMRMEKNEIKNIVVDYDVKKIKGYGCPLVVQVHHKYPQYRSFSIQRVLRETRAGILEPGEALDLINTI